Proteins encoded in a region of the Sphingomonas sp. HMP9 genome:
- the ffh gene encoding signal recognition particle protein has product MFESLSDRLGGVFDRLRGRGALTEADVRAAMREVRVALLEADVALPVAREFVDKATEKAIGQNVLRSVTPGQQVVKIVSDALVEMLGSEASELELGVTPPAVIMMVGLQGSGKTTTTAKIAKRLAAGQANFGQGSRERKKVLMASLDVNRPNAQEQLATLGTQIDVATLPIVQGQQPVDIARRAMQAAKLQGYDVLMLDTAGRLHVDQALMDEMKAVADVANPAEILLVVDSLTGQDAVNVAQNFSDQVPLTGIVLTRMDGDARGGAALSMRAVTGKPIKFAGTGEKLDALEAFHPERVAGRILGMGDVVSLVERAAESIQVEDAERMAAKMAKGQFDMNDLRAQLAQMQRMGGLGALAGMIPGMKKAQGAVASVGGEKVLVHMDAMIGSMTIKERNKPELINAKRKIRIAKGSGTTVQEVNKLLKMHLEMSTAMKKIKKMGGMKGMMAMLGKGGMGDGLGGIGNAIGGPQMGDMLNKAGAGGLPGASGGGLPGLGGPKMPQMPAGFDDFLKKK; this is encoded by the coding sequence ATGTTCGAAAGCCTGAGCGATCGACTTGGCGGAGTCTTCGACCGCCTTCGCGGCCGGGGTGCGCTGACCGAAGCGGACGTGCGCGCGGCGATGCGCGAGGTGCGCGTTGCGCTGCTCGAGGCCGACGTTGCGCTGCCGGTGGCGCGCGAGTTCGTCGATAAGGCGACCGAGAAGGCGATCGGCCAGAACGTCCTGCGCTCGGTCACGCCGGGGCAGCAGGTCGTCAAGATCGTCAGCGACGCGCTGGTCGAGATGCTCGGTTCGGAAGCCTCCGAGCTTGAGCTGGGGGTTACCCCGCCCGCAGTGATCATGATGGTCGGGCTTCAGGGCTCGGGCAAGACGACGACCACCGCGAAGATCGCCAAGCGGCTCGCGGCGGGGCAGGCCAATTTTGGCCAAGGCAGTCGCGAGCGCAAAAAGGTCCTGATGGCGTCGCTCGACGTCAATCGCCCGAACGCGCAGGAACAGCTCGCGACGCTCGGCACGCAGATCGACGTCGCGACTCTGCCGATCGTGCAGGGACAGCAGCCGGTCGATATCGCGCGGCGCGCGATGCAGGCGGCCAAGCTGCAGGGCTATGACGTCCTGATGCTCGACACCGCGGGTCGACTCCATGTCGACCAGGCGCTGATGGACGAGATGAAGGCGGTCGCCGACGTCGCGAACCCGGCCGAGATCCTGCTCGTCGTCGACTCGCTGACCGGCCAGGACGCGGTCAACGTCGCGCAGAATTTCTCCGACCAGGTGCCGCTGACCGGCATCGTGCTGACCCGGATGGACGGGGACGCACGTGGGGGCGCTGCGCTGTCGATGCGTGCGGTCACCGGCAAGCCGATCAAGTTTGCGGGCACCGGCGAGAAGCTCGATGCGCTCGAGGCGTTCCACCCCGAGCGCGTCGCCGGCCGGATCCTCGGCATGGGCGACGTCGTCAGCCTGGTCGAACGCGCGGCGGAGTCGATCCAGGTCGAAGACGCCGAGCGGATGGCCGCCAAGATGGCCAAGGGTCAGTTCGACATGAACGACCTGCGCGCCCAGCTGGCGCAGATGCAGCGGATGGGCGGGCTCGGCGCGCTGGCGGGGATGATTCCCGGCATGAAGAAGGCGCAGGGCGCGGTCGCCTCGGTCGGCGGCGAGAAGGTCCTCGTCCATATGGACGCGATGATCGGATCGATGACGATCAAGGAGCGCAACAAGCCCGAGCTGATCAACGCCAAGCGCAAGATCCGCATTGCCAAGGGCTCCGGCACCACCGTGCAGGAGGTCAACAAGCTGCTCAAGATGCACCTCGAAATGTCGACCGCCATGAAGAAGATCAAGAAGATGGGCGGCATGAAGGGCATGATGGCGATGCTCGGCAAGGGCGGCATGGGCGACGGTCTTGGCGGCATCGGCAATGCGATCGGCGGACCGCAGATGGGCGATATGCTTAACAAGGCCGGCGCCGGTGGCTTGCCGGGCGCTAGCGGCGGCGGTCTCCCGGGGCTTGGTGGCCCCAAGATGCCGCAGATGCCGGCCGGTTTCGATGATTTTCTGAAGAAGAAATAA
- the rpsP gene encoding 30S ribosomal protein S16, with product MAINIRLARGGSKKRPYYKIVVADARSPRDGRFIEKIGNYNPLLAKDNEQRVQLDADRAKHWLSVGAQPTDRVARFLDQAGVLERSARNNPNKGKPGEKATERADERATKAAEAAEAEAAAKAAPAVEAEAPAAAETEEAAS from the coding sequence ATGGCAATCAACATTCGCCTTGCGCGCGGTGGCTCCAAGAAGCGTCCGTATTACAAGATCGTCGTCGCCGATGCGCGTTCGCCGCGTGATGGCCGCTTCATCGAGAAGATCGGCAACTACAACCCGCTCCTCGCCAAGGACAATGAGCAGCGCGTTCAGCTCGACGCCGATCGCGCAAAGCATTGGCTGAGCGTCGGCGCACAGCCGACCGACCGCGTCGCACGCTTCCTCGACCAGGCTGGCGTGCTCGAGCGTTCGGCGCGCAACAACCCGAACAAGGGCAAGCCCGGCGAGAAGGCCACCGAGCGCGCTGATGAGCGTGCGACCAAGGCGGCTGAAGCTGCCGAGGCCGAAGCGGCTGCAAAGGCGGCACCCGCTGTCGAGGCAGAAGCACCTGCCGCTGCCGAGACCGAAGAAGCCGCTTCGTAA
- the rimM gene encoding ribosome maturation factor RimM (Essential for efficient processing of 16S rRNA) encodes MPPTQASPPKTPPKDPTTPPVATKGPRKADVTLAVVIGAHGIGGEVRLKVFAENFGSYKSFNNGALSLKSARSGNNGMIARFAEVADRNAAEAMRGTELTVPRASLPPLEDGEYYHTDVIGLDVVSTVGEKIGRVVAIDNFGAGDVIEIERAAVDDRPGKRFMVPMRVEAVPEWDAERLVVEASFAAE; translated from the coding sequence ATGCCACCAACACAGGCGTCTCCGCCGAAGACCCCGCCGAAGGATCCGACGACTCCCCCGGTCGCGACGAAGGGTCCCCGCAAGGCTGACGTCACGCTCGCCGTCGTCATCGGTGCGCACGGCATCGGTGGCGAAGTGCGGCTGAAGGTCTTCGCCGAGAATTTCGGGAGCTATAAGAGCTTCAACAACGGCGCCTTGTCGCTGAAGTCCGCGCGCAGCGGCAACAATGGCATGATCGCACGCTTTGCCGAGGTCGCTGATCGGAACGCCGCGGAAGCGATGCGCGGGACCGAACTGACCGTGCCGCGCGCGTCGTTGCCGCCCCTGGAAGACGGCGAATATTATCATACCGATGTCATCGGGCTCGACGTCGTGTCGACGGTTGGCGAGAAGATCGGTCGTGTCGTGGCGATCGATAATTTCGGTGCCGGCGACGTGATCGAGATCGAGCGCGCTGCCGTCGATGACAGGCCGGGCAAGCGCTTCATGGTACCAATGCGGGTCGAAGCCGTGCCCGAGTGGGATGCGGAACGCCTCGTCGTGGAAGCGTCGTTCGCAGCAGAATAA
- a CDS encoding NAD(P)/FAD-dependent oxidoreductase has translation MDDCIIIGAGPAGLTAAIYLARFHLSIRLFDCGSSRAALIPCTHNHAGYPEGIRGTDLLARMLAQAENYGAVREGARVDSIAVDDDGFTVRIGDRQARARSVLLATGVVNNRPRMPDQIHDEALEAGLLRYCPICDGYEVTDKRVGIIGTGDHGMREALFLRGYTKDVTLIAPEGGHELDPKCEAALDEAGIVRVGGPCGNYAIEGDTLALDTVDGRMAFDSVYPALGSVIRSELAVAAGARASEDGCLEVDDHQRTSIPGLFAAGDVVKGLDQISHAMGEAGVAATTIRNMLAEQRPLRR, from the coding sequence ATGGACGATTGCATCATCATCGGCGCCGGCCCGGCGGGCCTCACTGCGGCGATCTATCTCGCGCGGTTCCACCTCTCGATCCGGCTGTTCGACTGCGGCAGCAGCCGCGCGGCGCTCATCCCGTGCACGCACAATCATGCCGGCTATCCCGAGGGGATCCGCGGCACCGACCTGCTCGCGCGAATGCTGGCGCAGGCCGAGAATTACGGCGCGGTCCGCGAAGGCGCCCGCGTCGATTCGATCGCGGTGGACGACGACGGCTTCACCGTGCGGATCGGCGATCGGCAGGCGCGAGCCCGCAGCGTCCTGCTCGCGACCGGCGTCGTCAACAACCGCCCCAGGATGCCCGACCAGATCCACGACGAGGCGCTGGAGGCTGGCCTGCTCCGCTACTGCCCGATCTGCGACGGCTACGAAGTCACCGATAAGCGCGTCGGCATCATCGGCACCGGCGACCACGGCATGCGCGAGGCGCTGTTCCTCCGCGGCTATACAAAGGACGTGACGCTGATCGCCCCCGAAGGCGGCCACGAACTTGACCCGAAATGCGAGGCGGCGCTCGACGAAGCCGGCATCGTCCGCGTCGGCGGCCCCTGCGGCAACTATGCGATCGAGGGCGACACGCTGGCGCTGGACACGGTCGACGGCCGGATGGCGTTCGACAGCGTCTATCCCGCGTTAGGCTCGGTGATCCGCTCGGAACTCGCCGTCGCGGCCGGTGCGCGCGCGTCCGAGGATGGGTGCCTGGAGGTCGACGACCATCAGCGGACGTCGATCCCCGGCCTGTTCGCAGCGGGCGACGTGGTGAAGGGACTGGATCAGATCAGCCACGCGATGGGCGAAGCGGGTGTTGCTGCCACAACAATCCGCAACATGCTTGCTGAGCAGCGGCCGTTGCGACGGTAG
- the trmD gene encoding tRNA (guanosine(37)-N1)-methyltransferase TrmD has protein sequence MTFAATILTLYPEMFPGPLGTSLAGRALGEGRWSCQPVQIRDFATDKHRSVDHTPAGGGAGMVLRADVVAAAVDSVADGRPVLAMTPRGRPLTQERVRELAQGPGVTILCGRFEGFDERLFEARDIEEVSIGDYILSGGEMGALVLLDACIRLLPGVMGAASSGDDESFETGLLEYPHYTRPQIWEGRAIPQVLRSGDHAKIDAWRKRRAEIDTRSRRPDLWERHEGVRVQSPSGAQRHED, from the coding sequence GTGACTTTCGCTGCCACGATATTGACGCTGTATCCGGAGATGTTTCCCGGGCCGCTGGGGACGTCGCTGGCGGGGCGGGCGCTGGGGGAGGGGCGGTGGTCGTGCCAGCCGGTGCAGATCCGCGACTTTGCGACCGACAAGCATCGCTCCGTCGACCATACGCCGGCGGGGGGCGGTGCGGGGATGGTGTTGCGGGCAGACGTCGTCGCGGCGGCGGTGGACAGCGTGGCCGATGGCCGCCCCGTGCTGGCGATGACGCCGCGGGGAAGGCCATTGACGCAGGAGCGCGTCCGTGAGCTCGCGCAGGGGCCCGGCGTCACCATCCTGTGCGGGCGGTTCGAGGGGTTCGACGAGCGGCTGTTCGAGGCGCGTGATATCGAGGAGGTTTCGATCGGCGACTATATCCTGTCGGGGGGCGAGATGGGGGCGCTGGTGCTGCTCGATGCTTGCATTCGCCTGCTGCCCGGCGTAATGGGCGCGGCTTCTAGTGGGGATGACGAGAGCTTCGAAACGGGGCTCCTCGAATATCCGCACTATACCCGACCTCAGATATGGGAAGGGCGCGCGATCCCGCAGGTGCTGCGATCGGGGGATCACGCGAAGATCGACGCATGGCGCAAACGCCGCGCGGAGATCGATACACGGTCACGGCGACCGGACCTTTGGGAACGCCATGAGGGCGTTCGGGTCCAGTCGCCCTCTGGCGCGCAGCGACACGAGGACTGA
- the rplS gene encoding 50S ribosomal protein L19 — protein sequence MNLLQTIEAENIAKFLANKTIPDFRPGDTLKVGVKVVEGERTRIQNYEGVCIARSNKGMGSNFTVRKMSFGEGVERVFPLYSPNVDSIEVVRKGAVRRAKLYYLRGRTGKAARIAERRDMRPAKGTSAAE from the coding sequence ATGAACCTGTTGCAGACGATCGAAGCCGAGAACATCGCGAAGTTCCTGGCCAACAAGACGATCCCCGATTTCCGCCCCGGCGATACGCTGAAGGTCGGCGTGAAGGTCGTCGAAGGCGAGCGCACGCGTATTCAGAACTATGAGGGCGTGTGCATCGCGCGCTCGAACAAGGGCATGGGCTCGAACTTCACCGTGCGGAAGATGAGCTTCGGCGAGGGCGTCGAGCGCGTCTTCCCGCTCTACTCGCCCAACGTCGATTCGATCGAAGTCGTCCGCAAGGGCGCCGTGCGTCGCGCCAAGCTGTATTACTTGCGTGGCCGCACCGGCAAGGCAGCGCGTATCGCCGAGCGTCGCGACATGCGCCCCGCCAAGGGCACTTCCGCCGCCGAGTAA
- a CDS encoding pseudouridine synthase — protein MPRLILFNKPYDVLSQFTDAGSPTPRATLSQFVDVAHVYPAGRLDRDSEGLLLLTDDGRLQARIADPQFKLPKTYLVQVEGEPDPAALDRLRQGVVLKDGPTRPADVARIDPPDLWPRVPPIRVRASIPDCWLRITIREGRNRQVRRMTAAIGHPTLRLVRWSIGEWTVADLAPGTWRDA, from the coding sequence ATGCCCCGCCTGATCCTGTTCAACAAACCCTACGACGTCCTCAGCCAGTTCACCGACGCGGGCTCCCCCACCCCGCGCGCGACGCTGTCGCAGTTCGTCGACGTGGCGCACGTCTATCCGGCGGGGCGGCTGGATCGGGACAGCGAGGGGCTGTTGCTGCTGACCGACGACGGTCGCCTCCAGGCGCGGATCGCGGACCCGCAGTTCAAGCTGCCCAAAACCTATCTCGTGCAGGTCGAGGGCGAGCCCGACCCGGCCGCGCTCGACCGGTTGCGCCAGGGCGTCGTGCTGAAGGACGGCCCCACCCGCCCCGCCGACGTCGCGCGGATCGACCCGCCGGACCTCTGGCCGCGCGTGCCGCCCATCCGCGTCCGCGCGAGCATCCCCGATTGCTGGCTGCGCATCACGATCCGCGAAGGCCGCAACCGCCAGGTCCGCCGCATGACCGCGGCGATCGGCCACCCGACGCTGCGGCTGGTCCGCTGGAGCATCGGCGAGTGGACGGTGGCCGATCTGGCACCCGGAACGTGGCGCGACGCCTGA